From the genome of Flavobacterium sediminis:
ATTCGCTCAATGTAATTGCCGTAGCTGTAGCTACATTCAGACTTTCAGTTTTTTGAATATTCCCGAAACGAGGAATCGCAATTCTCTTTGTTACCGCTAGTTCTACTTCCGGTGAAATTCCGTTTGCTTCATTCCCCATCACAACAACAGCATCTTCAGGCAATTTTTCAGCATAAATAGTAGCTCCGTCCATGAAAGTACCATAAACAGGTAACTTTGTTTCCTTTAAAAAAGGGATCAGATCCTCATAGATCACTTTTACCCTGCTAATCGACCCCATAGTAGACTGGATTACTTTAGGATTATATACATCAACAGTCTCTTTGGAGCACAATAATGTTTCCACTCCAAACCAATCGCATAACCTAATAATTGTACCCAAGTTTCCCGGATCTCTGATATCGTCTAAGGCAACTATTAATCCTTTAGCCTCAAAAGAAGCATGAACAGGTATTTTAAAAACAGCCAAACATTCATTAGGTGTAACCAAAGCACTTATTTTTTTTAATTCCGTTTCAGAAATGGCACATATCTTGCTCTGATTAACCTGAGAAAACAGTCCTTCTTGAGTTGTATAAATCTGTACTAATTCAAATTGAGCATCAAGAAACTCATCTATTACTTTTTTAGTCTCTGCAAAAAATAATTGATGTTGATTTCTATATTTTTTTTGCTGTAAACTCGTTATAAGTTTAATTTGGTTTTTACTAACCATAAAAGTTGTATTTTTGACTAATTATATAATGCTATTTTGAAAAAAAGTTTCCCAAAAATACTATTATTATTCGGAATAGGACTTGGTTTTTATTCGTGTTCCATCACAAAAAAAGTTCCGGAAGGACAACAGCTCCTGACTAAAAACACCATTTTAGTTAATGACACCGTTAAAAAGGATGAGATTCTGGAAAATTTTTATTACCAAAAACCAAACGGAAAGTTTTTCGGTTACCCATTGCGTTTGGCTATGTACAACATGGCAAAAGACAATCCGGATTCATTATACTATGACTGGTTAAGCCGCAAACCAAACCGTAGAGAGCGTCTGGCTAAATTACTTTCTGACAAACAAGTAGATCGCTTAAGTCAATCTTTTTTAGTTTCCGGACTGAGTAACTTTCTTAAAAATACAGGACAGGCTCCAGTAATTATCAACGATAAAAAGATAAAAAGTACCCGTAATAAACTTAAAGCCTACTACAATTATAATTTAGGGTATTTTAAAGCCGATGTGCAAACGCAAATAGATTCTTCAGGTCCCAAAAAAGGTCAGGTCACTTACAAGATCACAACCGGAAAAGCATCCGTTCTCGATACTATTTCACATAGAATTGAAACCCCGGAACTGGAAAAACTATTTACAGATATCGAGCAAGAGTCCTTGCTCAAAAAAGGAGATGTCTTTAATTCTCAAAATTTCTTAAGTGAAAGATCGCGTATCACTAATTATTTCAGAAACCATGGAGTATATCATTTTCAGGTAAACAATGTAAAATATGACATTGATACCTTAAACCCGAATTACAAAGTGAATGTTGTCGTTGACATTGAGGATCGAAGCGTTAAAAAGGGAGACACTCTGATCAAAACCCCTTTTAAAATTTACAAGATCAGTCAGGTTAATGTTTTCACATCCAATTCTTCCAGAAAAGAAACCGATCAAATAAAAGATAGTGTTTTCTACAAAAAGTACAACATATATAGCTCCGGAAAATTAAATTATAGGCCTAAAGCTCTAACTGATGCTATCTTTATTGAAAAAGGAGACTATTTCAGTGACGACAAAAAATCGTTAACCTCACAGTCTATAAGTAATCTCAAAGTGTTTAATTTTCCAACCATAGAATACGTTGAAGACAGTCTGAGTGTAGACAATGACGGTTTAATTGCTAATATTTATTTAGTCCCGAAAAAAAAATACAACCTCAACTTTTCAACCGACTTTACTCATTCTAATATTCAGGATTTTGGTATTTCTGGTAATTTATCTTTAATGTTCCGAAACATTTTTAAAGGAGCAGAAATTCTGGAAATTTCAGGAAGAGGAAATATCGGATCTTCAAGAGACTTAGCCAACCCGAACAACACCTTTTTTAACATTTCGGAATACGGTGGCGACATGAAGCTGAGTTTTCCCCGTATCTTCTTTCCTATCAACACCCAAAAGATCATTAAAAAAGAAATGCTTCCTACAACTCAAGTTTCCGTTGGTTTTTCAAGTCAACGAAATATTGGTTTAGACAAAGAGAGTGTATCAGGAAGTTTAAATTACAACTGGAAAACCAACAACCAAAGAAACAACTTTAAGCTTGAGCTTTTAGGTGTTAATTATGTCAGAAACTTAAATGTTGGCAATTACTTTAATGTCTACAGAACTTCCTATAATAGCCTGAATGAATTTGCGGCGATCTATGGCACTGCTCCGGCAAACCTTGACGAATATGGTAATCTAACCAGCGAAGGAGCTGTCAATTTTATGGCTGAAGCATTAAGCGGAAGTTATTTATCACCACAAGATGCGGATTTCAAATCGATTTTAAGTATTTCCGAACGATATGTCCGTTTGATTGAAGACAACCTGATCGTTTCTTCGAGTTTTACGTTCAGCAGAACTACAAAGAACAACATTACTGATAAGAATTATTACAATTTCAGAACAAAACTTGAATCTGCCGGTAATCTTCTGCGATTACTCGCAAATAGTTTTAGCAATTCAGACCAAACCAGTGCTGCCGGAAACCAAAAAGTTTTTGGTATTGAATATGCTCAATATGCCAAAGGCGAAGTAGAATACATCAAACACTGGGATCTGGGACGCAAAAAAAGTATTGCAATACGCTCTTTTGCCGGTATTGCTATCCCATATGGAAACGGAACGTCAATTCCTTTCTCCCGAAGTTATTTCGGTGGTGGATCAAATGATAACAGAGGTTGGCAAGCCTATAGCTTAGGTCCCGGAAGGAGTTCCAGCATATTAGACTTCAATGAAGCCAACATGAAATTGGCATTTAGTGCCGAATATCGCTTTAATTTCTTTGGAAATTTAGATGGTGCTTTATTCTCAGATATGGGAAACATTTGGAATGTATTTGACAATGTGGAAAATAAAGATTTTACCTTTAACGGTCTTAAATCATTTGAAGATCTGGCGGTAGGATCCGGTATCGGTTTCCGATATGATTTTAGCTTTTTTGTTTTCAGGATCGATTTAGGATATAAAACTTATGATCCTTCAAGAGAGATGAGTGACCGTTGGCTTAAAGGCATCAATTTCAGTAAAACTGTTTTAAATTTTGGTATTAATTATCCTTTCTAATTTAGATTTTATTAATTTTGCTTATTAATCATAAACCAACAAAACTATGAAGCACAATATTAAACCGGGCGTTGCAACGGGTGATCAAGTCCAGGAAATTTTCAACTATGCAAAAGCAAAAGGATTTGCGCTACCTGCAGTAAACGTAGTAGGTTCAAGCACAATTAACGGTGTTTTAGAAACAGCTTCAAAGCTAAATGCACCTGTAATCATCCAATTCTCAAATGGGGGTGCACAATTCAATGCCGGAAAAGGCTTAAGTAATGAAAATGAAAAATCCGCTATATTAGGAGCAGTTGCAGGAGCTAAGCATATCCACACCTTAGCTGAAGCTTACGGTACAACCGTTATCTTACACACTGATCACTGCGCTAAAAAATTACTTCCTTGGATCGACGGATTACTGGATGCTTCGGAAAAGCACTTTGCCGAAACCGGAAAACCATTATTCAGTTCTCACATGATTGATCTTTCAGAAGAGCCGATTGCAGAAAATCTTGAAATTTCTAAAAAATATTTAGAAAGAATGAGCAAGATGGGAATGACTCTTGAAATTGAATTAGGAATTACAGGAGGAGAAGAAGATGGTGTTGACAATTCTGATGTTGACAGCTCTAAATTATATACACAACCGGAAGAAGTAGCATTCGCTTATGAAGAGCTGATGAAAATTAGTCCTCGATTTACAATTGCTGCTGCTTTTGGTAACGTTCACGGAGTTTACAAACCCGGAAACGTTAAATTAACTCCAAAAATCTTAAAGAATTCTCAGGAATATGTTCAGAAAAAATTCGGAACAGAAGAGAATCCGGTTGACTTTGTATTTCACGGTGGTAGTGGCTCAACTTTAGAAGAGATCAGAGAAGCTATCTCTTACGGAGTAATCAAAATGAATATTGATACCGATCTACAATTTGCTTATACTGAAGGAATTCGTGACTATGTAACTTCTAAAATCGACTATCTGAGAACACAGATCGGTAACCCTGAAGGTTCGGATAGCCCGAATAAAAAATATTACGATCCTAGAAAATGGGTTCGTGAAGGCGAAATAACTTTCAACAAACGTTTAGAACAAGCATTTGCAGATTTAAATAACGTAAACACGTTATAAAAACACAAAATATTAATCATTAATCGGTCGAGATCTTAGCCGGATTTTTCCGGCTAATACTCTGACATCTAACTAAAGACTATGGCTTGGTTTAAAAGAAAAGAAAAAGGTATACAAACTCCAACGGAAGAAAAAAAGGATGTACCTAAAGGCTTATGGTATAAATCACCAACCGGGAAAATTGTTGACACAGAAGAATTAGCTAAAAACCTTTGGGTAAGCCCGGAAGATGATTTCCACGTAAGAATCGGTAGTGCTGAATATTTTGAAATTCTTTTTGACAATAATGAGTTTGAAGAATTAAATCCGAATATGACTTCAAAGGATCCTCTAAAGTTCGTTGACACCAAAAAATATAGCGATCGTTTAAAAGATGTAATGGCTAAAACCCATTTAAAAGATGCTGTCAGAACTGCTGTAGGAAAATCTAAAGGTAAAGACATTGTTGTAGCCTGTATGGATTTCGCTTTTATCGGAGGCTCAATGGGGGCTGTTGTAGGAGAAAAAATAGTACGTGCAATTGACTATTCGATCAAACACAACGTTCCTTTTTTAATGATCTCAAAATCCGGTGGAGCTCGTATGATGGAGGCAGCACAATCACTGATGCAATTAGCTAAAACCTCTGCTAAATTGGTACAATTAGCAGAAGCTAAAATCCCTTATATCTCATTGTGTACAGATCCTACTACAGGTGGTACAACAGCTTCGTATGCAATGTTAGGAGACATTAACATCGGTGAACCCGGAGCTTTGATCGGATTTGCCGGACCTCGCGTCGTAAAAGACACAACCGGAAAAGATTTGCCGGAAGGCTTCCAAACATCAGAATTCTTATTAGAACACGGATTCCTTGATTTTATTATCCACAGAAAAGAGCTTAAAAACAAGGTAAATTTATATCTTGACTTAATATTAAATCAGGAAGTCAGATAATAAAAAAACCGCTCGTTTGAGCGGTTTTTTTATTATATTGCATTAGCCAATTCTTTAAACTACAGGTTATGAAAAACAAATTCAGCTTAAATATCGACAATCCTTGTTCAGAGGACTTTAATAATTTTTCGTCTACTGCTAAAGGTGGATTTTGTGATTCCTGTAAAAAAGAAGTTATCGATTTTAGTAAAATGAATTCTGACGAAATCATCCAATACTTTAAAAAAGGTGATGTTATCTGTGGTAGGTTTAAACCCGATCAATTAAAAGTTTATGAAAAGAATCATCCAAAAAGGAAATATTTAAGTTTTTTTAGCGGAATTGGTTTAGCCTATCTATCTTTTTTTAATAGCGGAAACATTCAGGCTCAGGAAATAAAATCTCAGGAAGACCCTAACCAGAAACCCATTGAAGAAAGTAAACAGCAACAAGAATACATTACCGTAAAAGGAACGGTTGTAGATGAATTGGGACCTGTTGCCGGCGCTAATGTTGTTCTTGAAGGAACTGCAATAGGAACAACAACTGACTTTGACGGGAATTTTGAATTTCCTGAAAAACTTAAAAAAGGAGACGTATTACTTTTTAGTTATGTAGGCCTAGAATCAAAAAAGGTTATCATGGGCAACGAGAATTCCAATTTACAGATTGAATTAAACGTTAATATGAGTTCCTGCACTCTTTACATGATGGGAAAAGTTGCTAAAAAAGGGGTATACTCTTCAAAAAAGAAAAAATAAGATTTCCTTGCATGAAAAGTATCCTCATACTCTTTTTATTTCTTTTCTTTACAACTGCAAATGCTCAAATTTCTGATTTTAATTCAATTGATCTAAAAAAAGCAGATAATATCGCTAAATTAAACGACGGAGAAAACTTAGAGAACCTTCCTGTCCTTTCGTATAAACTCACACATAAGCTTTCAACTGATATCGAAAAGTTCAGAGCTATTTTTTATTGGGTATGCCATAACATCTCTGCGGATGATTTCCTAAATTCAAAAGTCATCCAAATGCGAAAAAAATTCCAAAACGACAGTTTAGCTTATATCGCCTGGAGCAATAAGCATAAGAAAAAGACTTTTAAAAAACTGATCAAGCAAAAAACAACTGCCTGTACCGGTTATGCTTATTTAGTTAAAGAATTGTGCTTTTTTGCAAATATTAAATGCGAAATTATTAATGGATACGGAAGAACATCTGATGACAATGTCAAATCTTTAGATCTGGTCAATCATTCATGGAATGCTGTTCAGGTAAATAACAAATGGTATTTATGCGATGCTACTTGGGCAAGCGGTTATTTAAATGAAAAAGGATATTTCATTAAAGAATATAATGATGGATATTTCTTAACAGAACCTAATCTATTTGAAAAAAATCATATCCCAGAAGACTCAAAATGGGCTCTCAAAACTAATAGTAAAGAAACAAAAGAAATATTTCCACTTGTTTACGGAGAAACTTTTAAGTTAAATATTGATCCCATATTGCCCAATGAAATGATCAATAGATTTAAAATAGGAGAAGAAATTGCATTTAGCTATAAAAGCTCAAATAGTGAATACAAAACATCGCTTGTAGAATTAATAGGATCAAGAGAAATTCCTTTTGAAATTTATAATATTCAAAAAAAAGATGATATAACATCATTCGTATATAAATTTAACAAGAAAGGAAACTACGATGTACATCTTAAAATCAACGATTATATAGTTGCAACTTATATCATAAAAATAGTAGACTAAAATACAATAAAAAAACCGCTCAATGAGCGGTTTTTATTTTTAACAATTTTGTAAATAAAGTTATGTCATTACTAGAAATTAATACTTATGACTTACATTAACATCTTGGTAAATTTGCATTAGCACTAATGTGCCTATTACACAAGAAGCAACTCCCTCAAAGAATAGCACTCCACAATATTGTAGAATACTTACTTTACCCACAAAAAAGAAAGTATTAGATAAAGTGTTTAGATACGTTTCTCCTCCTTTTAAATAGATAAAAATGATAAGGCCAACGATTCCTAAAAAAACACCTAAAACTCCAGTAATGAAGCCAGAAAAAAAGTTTTCAAAATAGTCTATTTTACCTTTTAAGTAACTTTCTCTTATGGTTTTACGAATACCGTACAAAACGATAAACGCATTTAAAGCTCTTAAGTAATTTTTACTTGCTAAACCTAAAAAATCCATTGCTAGGAAAAACAAGGCAATTCCTATAAAAATTAGAACTGCATTTTTTAAAACCGAATTATTCATGACTAACAAAATTTAAACTATAAAGTTACAAAATATCAATATAAAACACTGATAATCAATACATAAAATTACGTTAAATTAAAATTAGCATCTCTATTTGACTAAAAAATATTTCCTCACAAAAAATAAAAAGCTAAAGCCAACTTTAAAAGTTGGCTTTAGTATGTTATATTAATTATAATTAAAAACTATTATCTCCATCTAAAAGGTTTCCTAAACCTCCCAATAAACTTCCTTCGCCTTTATCTTTCCCTCCCATTTGAGGTGCAGCCTGGATTACTCTGTCTGCCAATCTACTAAATGGTAAAGACTGGATATAAGCCACTCCGGGACCTCGTAAGGTAGCATAAAACATTCCTTCGCCTCCGAAAATAGTATTCTTGATCCCTCCTATAAATTCAATATCGTAGTGTACATCTTTTGTAAAGCCTACAATACAACCTGTATCTACTTTTAAAACTTCTCCGGGTTGTAATTCTTTTCTTGCTAGCGTTCCTCCGGCATGAACAAATGCCATTCCGTCTCCTTCCAGCTTCTGCATAATGAATCCTTCACCTCCGAACAAACCTCGACCTAATTTCTTTGAAAATTCAATTCCTACTGAAACTCCTTTGGCAGCACATAAAAAAGCATCTTTCTGACATATAAATCTACCACCGTATTTTTGTAGATCTATCGGAACTATTTTACCGGGATATGGCGATGCAAAAGAAACCTTCTTCTTACCGAAATCCACATTTTGGTAAGCCGTCATGAATAAACTTTCACCTGTTAAAACACGTTTCCCGGCAGACAACAATTTTCCGAAGATCCCGCTTGTTTGATTGCTTCCGTCACCGAAAATAGTTTCCATTTTAATACCATTATCCATCATCATAAAACTTCCGGCCTCAGCAACTACAACTTCTTGCGGATCCAGTTCTATTTCAACATATTGCATTTCTTCACCATAAATATGGTAGTCAATTTCGTGTGCAGTCATAATTTATATTTTTGATTGATTAGTCGAAAAACAGCGTTTTTTGTTACTGAAAAACTAATACTCCAACTTCACATAGCCAATATAACGGCTAATTGTTTTCTTACGACGATTAATATAAGGCGTTGAATTTACAGGTTTATATCTTCGAGGATTAGGCAAAATAGCCGCTATCCCTGCCGCTTCATAACGCGATAAATTCCGGGCTTCTTTATGATACCAATGTCTGGAAGCGGCTTCTGCACCATACACTCCGTCTCCCATCTCTATACTATTCAGATAGACTTCCATAATGCGCTCTTTACTCCACAACAACTCGATCAAAACCGTAAAATAAGCTTCAAATCCTTTTCGAACATAACTACGACCCGGCCATAAAAACACATTTTTGGCTGTTTGCTGTGAAATTGTACTCCCTCCTTTTATTTTTTTTCCTTTCTGATTGCCTTCAAAAGCTTTTTGCATAGCTGTAAAATCAAAACCATTATGCTCTAAAAAATGGCCGTCTTCACTGGCTATAACTGCTTTTTGTAAATTTGGTGAAATGTATTCTATTGCCACCCAATGATGTGAACAGGTCATTTCTTTCCCGACATTTTTTTGCTCAATTGCTCTGATAGCCATTAAAGGAGTATAAGGAACCGGAACGAACTTATACAACAACACCCAGAAAATACAGATCCCATTAAACCAAAGAATGAACTTCAGTACAAAACGAAGTAATTTTTGCTTAAAAGTTCTTTTTACCGGTTTTTTAGCCGGTTTCTTTTTGGTAGTTGTCTTCTTTGCTGTCATTTATAGTAAATCCGCTAATTCTTTTCCTGTTAAACCTCCTATTGCTACTCCCATTCCGCCTAAACGAACACCACAGGCCACATTATCAGAAAGTTGTTTTACAATCGGTCTTTTATGATTTCCTACTCCCATTATTCCGCTCCAACGGTGTTCAATTTCAAAATCAAATTGCGGCAAAATTACACTTTTAAGTAATTGTTCTAACTGTTCCTGAATAATTTTTGTTTGCCCTAAATGAGTTGTAGTTTCACCTTCAAAATCAAGGTTCCTTCCGCCACCAAAAAGAATTCTGTTCTCAATATTTCGGAAATAGTAATACCCTCTGTCTAGATGAAAAGTCCCCTTGACCGAAAGGCCTTCTATAGGCTTTGTTACCAATACCTGAGCCCGGGCCGGCTTGATATCCCCTTTCATCAATTCAGAAGCAAATCCGTTAGTAGCCAATAATAGTTTGTTGGTATAAAAAGAGATACCATTGGTAACGACCTCTACTTTAGCACCCGAATCATGGAAAGTAGTAACATTTTGTTGATTCAGAATTAAAATATCATTTGCTATTGCTTTTTTTAACAAAGCCTGCATCATGTTTCCGGTATCGATCTGACCTTCAAAAGAATTATACAGCAAATAATTAAAAATGTTTTGAAAACCAAAGACATTGCTTTTTTTAATAAAAACTTTCTCTTTAAAAATCGGACTTAAAATTTGGTTGACTAATGAAAGCTGATTTACACATTCATCAAAAAAAGCTTCATCCTGCTGTAAAAACAACTCATAACCTCCATATTGTCTGAAATCTAAAATCTTATCTCCTAAATTCTTACGAAGCAATTGTAATCCATTCCATCTTTTTTCTACCAAAGAAACTACTTCATCTTCCGTATGTGTTTTTAAATCATCTAAAATTTCGGAAAGACTTCCAAAACAGGCAAAACCTGCATTTTTTGTACTGGCTCCCTGAGGTAATATTCCTTTTTCTAAGACCAATATCTTAGCTTTCGGAAAGCGTTGTTTTAATTCTA
Proteins encoded in this window:
- a CDS encoding transglutaminase domain-containing protein, whose product is MKSILILFLFLFFTTANAQISDFNSIDLKKADNIAKLNDGENLENLPVLSYKLTHKLSTDIEKFRAIFYWVCHNISADDFLNSKVIQMRKKFQNDSLAYIAWSNKHKKKTFKKLIKQKTTACTGYAYLVKELCFFANIKCEIINGYGRTSDDNVKSLDLVNHSWNAVQVNNKWYLCDATWASGYLNEKGYFIKEYNDGYFLTEPNLFEKNHIPEDSKWALKTNSKETKEIFPLVYGETFKLNIDPILPNEMINRFKIGEEIAFSYKSSNSEYKTSLVELIGSREIPFEIYNIQKKDDITSFVYKFNKKGNYDVHLKINDYIVATYIIKIVD
- a CDS encoding carboxypeptidase-like regulatory domain-containing protein produces the protein MKNKFSLNIDNPCSEDFNNFSSTAKGGFCDSCKKEVIDFSKMNSDEIIQYFKKGDVICGRFKPDQLKVYEKNHPKRKYLSFFSGIGLAYLSFFNSGNIQAQEIKSQEDPNQKPIEESKQQQEYITVKGTVVDELGPVAGANVVLEGTAIGTTTDFDGNFEFPEKLKKGDVLLFSYVGLESKKVIMGNENSNLQIELNVNMSSCTLYMMGKVAKKGVYSSKKKK
- a CDS encoding TIGR00266 family protein, yielding MTAHEIDYHIYGEEMQYVEIELDPQEVVVAEAGSFMMMDNGIKMETIFGDGSNQTSGIFGKLLSAGKRVLTGESLFMTAYQNVDFGKKKVSFASPYPGKIVPIDLQKYGGRFICQKDAFLCAAKGVSVGIEFSKKLGRGLFGGEGFIMQKLEGDGMAFVHAGGTLARKELQPGEVLKVDTGCIVGFTKDVHYDIEFIGGIKNTIFGGEGMFYATLRGPGVAYIQSLPFSRLADRVIQAAPQMGGKDKGEGSLLGGLGNLLDGDNSF
- the accD gene encoding acetyl-CoA carboxylase, carboxyltransferase subunit beta; this encodes MAWFKRKEKGIQTPTEEKKDVPKGLWYKSPTGKIVDTEELAKNLWVSPEDDFHVRIGSAEYFEILFDNNEFEELNPNMTSKDPLKFVDTKKYSDRLKDVMAKTHLKDAVRTAVGKSKGKDIVVACMDFAFIGGSMGAVVGEKIVRAIDYSIKHNVPFLMISKSGGARMMEAAQSLMQLAKTSAKLVQLAEAKIPYISLCTDPTTGGTTASYAMLGDINIGEPGALIGFAGPRVVKDTTGKDLPEGFQTSEFLLEHGFLDFIIHRKELKNKVNLYLDLILNQEVR
- the mtgA gene encoding monofunctional biosynthetic peptidoglycan transglycosylase, which produces MTAKKTTTKKKPAKKPVKRTFKQKLLRFVLKFILWFNGICIFWVLLYKFVPVPYTPLMAIRAIEQKNVGKEMTCSHHWVAIEYISPNLQKAVIASEDGHFLEHNGFDFTAMQKAFEGNQKGKKIKGGSTISQQTAKNVFLWPGRSYVRKGFEAYFTVLIELLWSKERIMEVYLNSIEMGDGVYGAEAASRHWYHKEARNLSRYEAAGIAAILPNPRRYKPVNSTPYINRRKKTISRYIGYVKLEY
- the fbaA gene encoding class II fructose-bisphosphate aldolase, with the translated sequence MKHNIKPGVATGDQVQEIFNYAKAKGFALPAVNVVGSSTINGVLETASKLNAPVIIQFSNGGAQFNAGKGLSNENEKSAILGAVAGAKHIHTLAEAYGTTVILHTDHCAKKLLPWIDGLLDASEKHFAETGKPLFSSHMIDLSEEPIAENLEISKKYLERMSKMGMTLEIELGITGGEEDGVDNSDVDSSKLYTQPEEVAFAYEELMKISPRFTIAAAFGNVHGVYKPGNVKLTPKILKNSQEYVQKKFGTEENPVDFVFHGGSGSTLEEIREAISYGVIKMNIDTDLQFAYTEGIRDYVTSKIDYLRTQIGNPEGSDSPNKKYYDPRKWVREGEITFNKRLEQAFADLNNVNTL
- the tamL gene encoding translocation and assembly module lipoprotein TamL: MKKSFPKILLLFGIGLGFYSCSITKKVPEGQQLLTKNTILVNDTVKKDEILENFYYQKPNGKFFGYPLRLAMYNMAKDNPDSLYYDWLSRKPNRRERLAKLLSDKQVDRLSQSFLVSGLSNFLKNTGQAPVIINDKKIKSTRNKLKAYYNYNLGYFKADVQTQIDSSGPKKGQVTYKITTGKASVLDTISHRIETPELEKLFTDIEQESLLKKGDVFNSQNFLSERSRITNYFRNHGVYHFQVNNVKYDIDTLNPNYKVNVVVDIEDRSVKKGDTLIKTPFKIYKISQVNVFTSNSSRKETDQIKDSVFYKKYNIYSSGKLNYRPKALTDAIFIEKGDYFSDDKKSLTSQSISNLKVFNFPTIEYVEDSLSVDNDGLIANIYLVPKKKYNLNFSTDFTHSNIQDFGISGNLSLMFRNIFKGAEILEISGRGNIGSSRDLANPNNTFFNISEYGGDMKLSFPRIFFPINTQKIIKKEMLPTTQVSVGFSSQRNIGLDKESVSGSLNYNWKTNNQRNNFKLELLGVNYVRNLNVGNYFNVYRTSYNSLNEFAAIYGTAPANLDEYGNLTSEGAVNFMAEALSGSYLSPQDADFKSILSISERYVRLIEDNLIVSSSFTFSRTTKNNITDKNYYNFRTKLESAGNLLRLLANSFSNSDQTSAAGNQKVFGIEYAQYAKGEVEYIKHWDLGRKKSIAIRSFAGIAIPYGNGTSIPFSRSYFGGGSNDNRGWQAYSLGPGRSSSILDFNEANMKLAFSAEYRFNFFGNLDGALFSDMGNIWNVFDNVENKDFTFNGLKSFEDLAVGSGIGFRYDFSFFVFRIDLGYKTYDPSREMSDRWLKGINFSKTVLNFGINYPF
- a CDS encoding TrmH family RNA methyltransferase produces the protein MVSKNQIKLITSLQQKKYRNQHQLFFAETKKVIDEFLDAQFELVQIYTTQEGLFSQVNQSKICAISETELKKISALVTPNECLAVFKIPVHASFEAKGLIVALDDIRDPGNLGTIIRLCDWFGVETLLCSKETVDVYNPKVIQSTMGSISRVKVIYEDLIPFLKETKLPVYGTFMDGATIYAEKLPEDAVVVMGNEANGISPEVELAVTKRIAIPRFGNIQKTESLNVATATAITLSEFRRN
- a CDS encoding NAD(P)/FAD-dependent oxidoreductase, whose translation is MPLSYWELKNWFTNVDFTIVGSGIVGLHCAIELKQRFPKAKILVLEKGILPQGASTKNAGFACFGSLSEILDDLKTHTEDEVVSLVEKRWNGLQLLRKNLGDKILDFRQYGGYELFLQQDEAFFDECVNQLSLVNQILSPIFKEKVFIKKSNVFGFQNIFNYLLYNSFEGQIDTGNMMQALLKKAIANDILILNQQNVTTFHDSGAKVEVVTNGISFYTNKLLLATNGFASELMKGDIKPARAQVLVTKPIEGLSVKGTFHLDRGYYYFRNIENRILFGGGRNLDFEGETTTHLGQTKIIQEQLEQLLKSVILPQFDFEIEHRWSGIMGVGNHKRPIVKQLSDNVACGVRLGGMGVAIGGLTGKELADLL